A single window of Lutzomyia longipalpis isolate SR_M1_2022 chromosome 1, ASM2433408v1 DNA harbors:
- the LOC129786378 gene encoding protein Mpv17, with protein MSLIARISRFVPKSTIFLQAGKNNVRQISTGYRKALTRYPLLMQSLQTGILMASGDVIAQVVVEKTDNYNYLRTAQFSAIGLFMAGPGLRFWYGILDKHIHGRNVKIKTLKKVALDQLIFAPTFMLAFLGVLGVMKGQALPEIEDKIRADYVDILKTNYCIWPWVQLANFSIIPLNYQVLVVQFVAIFWNTYLSWKTNKSRENVPT; from the exons ATGTCGCTAATTGCAAGAATTTCTCGTTTTGTACCAAAGTcgacaattttccttcaagcAGGGAAGAATAACGTTAGACAGATTTCCACGGGATACAGAAAAGCCCTCACACGTTACCCACTACTTATGCAATCCCTCCAAACGGGCATCCTGATGGCTTCCGGGGATGTAATAGCGCAAGTAGTTGTGGAGAAAACAGACAATTACAATTATTTGAGGACTGCACAGTTTTCAGCTATTGGACTTTTTATGGCT GGACCAGGCTTGAGATTTTGGTATGGAATCCTGGACAAACACATTCACGGAAGGAATGTAAAGATTAAAACGTTGAAGAAGGTAGCTCTGGATCAGCTTATCTTCGCCCCAACCTTCATGCTTGCCTTTCTTGGGGTTCTTGGCGTGATGAAGGGTCAAGCGTTGCCTGAAATTGAGGATAAAATCCGGGCAGATTATGTGGATATCCTCAAGACAAACTACTGCATTTGGCCGTGGGTGCAGTTAGCTAACTTCTCAATTATCCCTCTCAACTATCAAGTGTTAGTTGTACAATTTGTTGCTATCTTCTGGAACACCTACCTCTCGtggaaaacaaataaatcacGCGAGAATGTACCCACGTga